The Pedobacter roseus genome contains a region encoding:
- a CDS encoding outer membrane protein assembly factor BamD translates to MFKVKHLIILVFVAALGIAGCKSRFEKLRASNDVAKKYQEALRLYNKRDYSKALVLFEDLSQKYRGRAEAEDLNYYYAYTLYRLSDYTTARYQFKSFADTYPASKNAEEARYMGAYCFYLESPAFSLDQENTYKAIDALQLFINLYPTSDRAAAAAKYIATLRGKLEDKAFENAKMYLTTGPSNVDNYRAAVIALKNAQRDYPDIKYAEEMDFLMIRAQYLYAKNSYVIRQEDRYNEALALYTEFTENHPDSKFTKDAKGLKEDAEAGIVATKQELALYAADQEKYKQMLIRTGKLKDTVSAKPTNADNTNIKNK, encoded by the coding sequence ATGTTTAAAGTTAAACACTTAATTATTTTAGTATTTGTTGCCGCTCTGGGTATTGCGGGTTGTAAAAGTCGTTTCGAGAAATTGAGAGCGAGTAATGACGTTGCAAAAAAATACCAGGAGGCGCTTCGTTTGTATAATAAACGCGATTACAGTAAAGCATTGGTGCTTTTTGAGGACCTATCTCAAAAATACCGTGGCCGTGCAGAAGCTGAGGACCTGAATTATTATTATGCTTATACTTTATATAGATTAAGTGATTACACTACAGCCAGGTACCAGTTTAAAAGCTTTGCTGATACTTACCCGGCCAGTAAAAATGCAGAAGAAGCCAGGTATATGGGTGCTTATTGTTTCTATCTGGAATCTCCGGCTTTCTCTTTAGATCAGGAAAACACCTATAAAGCGATTGATGCATTACAATTGTTCATTAACTTATACCCTACCAGCGACCGTGCTGCAGCTGCAGCTAAGTATATTGCCACTTTAAGGGGTAAACTGGAAGACAAGGCTTTTGAAAATGCGAAGATGTATTTAACTACCGGCCCGAGTAATGTAGATAATTACAGAGCAGCAGTTATTGCCTTAAAAAACGCACAAAGAGATTACCCAGATATTAAATATGCTGAGGAAATGGATTTTCTGATGATCAGGGCACAATATCTATACGCCAAAAACAGTTATGTGATTCGCCAGGAAGACCGTTATAATGAGGCACTTGCTTTGTATACCGAGTTTACTGAAAATCACCCGGACAGCAAATTTACAAAAGATGCTAAAGGGCTTAAAGAAGATGCTGAAGCGGGTATTGTGGCTACCAAACAAGAACTGGCTTTATATGCTGCCGATCAGGAAAAATACAAGCAGATGTTGATCAGAACCGGTAAATTAAAAGATACTGTTTCTGCAAAACCAACTAACGCAGATAATACGAATATTAAAAACAAGTAA
- a CDS encoding BlaI/MecI/CopY family transcriptional regulator has translation MSNHNIKPTEGEMEILQVLWQKGNATVREVHEALNKKDSGYTTTLKLMQILHEKGMVERDTNQKTHIYKALVSQDKTEKQLVTKMIDNVFNGSAARLVMQALGNHSASADEIDEIKKYLDSLK, from the coding sequence ATGAGCAATCACAACATCAAACCAACAGAAGGTGAAATGGAAATCCTCCAGGTGCTTTGGCAAAAGGGGAATGCAACGGTAAGAGAAGTGCATGAAGCATTGAATAAAAAAGACTCGGGTTATACCACTACGTTAAAGCTGATGCAGATTTTGCATGAGAAAGGAATGGTAGAAAGAGATACCAACCAAAAAACACATATCTATAAAGCATTGGTGAGCCAGGATAAAACTGAAAAGCAATTGGTAACCAAAATGATCGATAATGTATTTAACGGATCGGCTGCCAGATTGGTGATGCAGGCTTTAGGTAACCACAGTGCCAGTGCGGATGAGATTGATGAAATCAAAAAATATTTAGATAGCCTTAAGTAA
- the porD gene encoding type IX secretion system protein PorD, with protein MIKKIFWILLLVGYGKVQAQELNARVTLLAPQVSNISKPTLDALQKTIRDFLNNNKFSNESYKPQERIECSFVITINSWDGGSGYTAEAQIQSSRPVFNSSYNSTLLNMSDKNFDFSYLDGSTIDFSDQNYISNISALLTYYAYTIIGMDKDSFSKMGGTPFYKKAQNIINLAQASGNTGWKAADGLRNRFWFNENVLNPIFSELRNFIYSYHLNGLDQLTDNDKGLTQIVAALPALQQMDKQKLGSIFPNVYFASKAEEVTNVLSKLNGQERMKAYNMLAEIDPANIGRYEGLKKN; from the coding sequence ATGATAAAAAAGATTTTTTGGATATTGTTATTGGTTGGTTACGGAAAAGTACAGGCACAGGAACTAAATGCAAGGGTAACTTTGCTGGCCCCACAGGTTTCGAACATCAGTAAGCCAACTTTAGATGCTCTTCAAAAAACCATCCGCGATTTTTTAAACAATAATAAATTCAGCAACGAAAGTTACAAACCACAGGAACGCATTGAATGCAGTTTTGTCATCACCATCAATTCGTGGGATGGCGGCTCTGGTTACACTGCCGAAGCACAGATTCAAAGCAGTCGCCCGGTTTTTAACAGTTCTTACAACAGTACACTGTTAAACATGAGTGATAAAAATTTTGATTTTAGTTATCTTGATGGTTCTACAATCGATTTTTCTGATCAGAACTACATTTCGAATATCAGTGCCCTCCTCACCTACTATGCTTATACCATTATCGGAATGGATAAGGATAGCTTTAGCAAAATGGGCGGAACACCTTTTTATAAAAAAGCACAGAACATTATCAATTTAGCACAGGCATCGGGCAATACAGGCTGGAAAGCTGCTGATGGTTTACGCAACCGTTTTTGGTTTAACGAAAATGTACTGAACCCAATATTTAGCGAACTGCGCAATTTCATCTATAGCTACCACCTAAACGGATTGGATCAGCTTACGGATAACGATAAAGGTTTAACCCAGATTGTAGCTGCACTACCTGCTCTTCAGCAAATGGACAAACAAAAACTAGGTTCTATTTTTCCGAATGTTTATTTCGCGTCGAAAGCGGAAGAGGTAACCAATGTCCTTTCTAAACTAAACGGACAGGAACGCATGAAAGCCTATAATATGCTGGCAGAAATTGATCCGGCGAATATTGGCAGGTATGAGGGGCTGAAGAAGAATTAG
- a CDS encoding carboxypeptidase-like regulatory domain-containing protein, with translation MKSLLLILLLFIGKFCLAQQSYVLSGMVKDKHGEALPGAGVYVSGYKIATVTDNNGKYALPLKPGNYDILVQLIGYKALNKNVVLADKAVKLDFTLEESITQLAEVTIKPDPNREHYIAMFKGYFIGTTPNAEQCKLINPNVLIIDYDKEEHKLTVKTTEFLIVENKALGYRIKYLLNNFEYDSKTRIIYYEGFPYYEDLKGSARRKKIWDQKRITAYQGSPQHFFRSIYHHRATEEGFIINKLMTKSNPDKPSDSMINANIKRLTKVQTGLTRPLTITMGDSLSYWIQKKNLPGGISILSRAPVTQDTLVHVENQSIKSFNFTDQLYVIYTKEREDPTYANRIGLSIARPLDMPDYQISTISLQVVPVYFYENGSIYNPRSMLYAGYWGWEKIADSVPMDYLPPANVEGKN, from the coding sequence ATGAAATCCTTATTACTTATATTGCTATTATTTATTGGTAAATTTTGTTTGGCCCAGCAAAGTTATGTCCTTTCGGGCATGGTTAAAGATAAACATGGCGAGGCTTTACCCGGAGCTGGCGTATATGTAAGCGGTTATAAAATTGCTACAGTAACAGATAATAATGGCAAATATGCCCTTCCCTTAAAACCAGGAAACTACGACATTTTAGTACAATTAATTGGCTACAAAGCTTTAAATAAAAACGTAGTGCTTGCTGATAAAGCTGTAAAACTAGATTTTACCCTCGAAGAAAGCATCACCCAATTGGCCGAAGTAACCATTAAACCCGATCCGAACAGGGAACATTATATTGCCATGTTTAAGGGCTATTTTATTGGCACCACCCCCAATGCAGAACAATGTAAGCTCATCAATCCTAACGTATTAATTATCGATTATGATAAAGAGGAACATAAACTCACGGTAAAAACCACCGAATTTCTAATTGTAGAAAACAAGGCGCTTGGATACCGCATTAAATACCTGCTGAATAATTTTGAATACGATAGCAAAACAAGAATCATCTATTATGAAGGTTTTCCGTATTATGAAGATTTAAAAGGATCAGCACGGCGGAAGAAAATCTGGGACCAAAAAAGAATTACCGCTTATCAGGGATCACCACAGCATTTTTTTAGATCCATTTATCACCATCGCGCCACCGAAGAGGGCTTTATCATTAATAAACTGATGACAAAATCAAATCCGGATAAACCCTCTGACAGTATGATTAACGCCAACATTAAACGTTTAACAAAAGTACAAACAGGTTTAACCAGGCCGTTAACCATTACCATGGGAGATTCATTAAGCTATTGGATACAAAAGAAAAACCTGCCAGGGGGAATTTCTATTTTAAGCCGCGCTCCGGTAACGCAGGATACGCTGGTGCATGTAGAGAATCAAAGTATTAAAAGTTTCAACTTTACTGATCAACTTTATGTGATTTACACCAAAGAAAGGGAAGATCCTACTTATGCCAACCGGATCGGCCTGTCTATTGCCAGACCCTTAGATATGCCCGATTACCAGATTTCGACCATCTCATTACAGGTTGTTCCGGTATATTTTTACGA
- a CDS encoding M56 family metallopeptidase, with protein sequence METLLQQFIKAFGWSILNSLWQSALIYGVLFIIMLSIPKLPAKHKHNLAFGAIILMFAGFAYNFINQLLQSMSSQVAPINPQNIQVYQYFNNLPQSFSSKAEQYFPIVILFYIIGILLQLFVIVKGYGQLSKLKKESLSAIPDSWKAIFEQVTAQLKIKKAIKFHLSSIVNVPLVIGYLKPVVLFPLALVNQLDNDQVEAILIHELSHIRRNDFLLNLIKTAIETLLFYNPFVWMAGRFIHIEREHACDDLVLKITGKPLNYAHALLKLELLKDKTSPAYALAATGKTQNLYQRIKRITNMKTNYLNAKQQMAALTLGVACLFSIAWINPTEKKKESKKQPKQEIFSVRSANGTISHLICTDTTKKRKIKIVTIDANGKKTEYNSVKEMPDSLRKDFYRDELFADKGIYRIHADSSFKFRFNDSLVRNKIFKEYNSPEAQAKWKKFGEDMAKQYNSPEAQAKWKKFGEDVAKQYNSPEAQAKWKKFGEEMNKKMNSPEAQAKWKKMGEDMAKEFGSPEAQAKWRKMGEDMAAKINTPEFRAQLDNIRIQALKSGDMAHLSGLTQLQSDSIFKGNRHTVTGPDGAVFYFDNNNKVKQTEEYKKLKEKFDIEVKELKEKMEKKEKKEKVESGNKSSQISPAVMLYNNKNFSDPAKTLKIENAVVTYKKADFKNADQLAVKSFVQNGNLTIANNNTINISIK encoded by the coding sequence ATGGAAACTTTATTACAACAGTTTATCAAAGCATTTGGATGGAGCATTTTAAATTCGCTTTGGCAAAGTGCCCTAATTTATGGCGTCCTGTTCATCATCATGCTAAGCATACCTAAATTACCAGCAAAACATAAGCACAACCTGGCTTTTGGTGCCATTATTTTAATGTTTGCCGGCTTTGCCTACAATTTCATCAATCAGTTGCTGCAGAGTATGAGCAGTCAGGTAGCTCCCATTAACCCACAAAACATACAGGTTTATCAATATTTCAATAACCTTCCTCAAAGTTTTAGCAGCAAAGCAGAGCAGTACTTCCCTATCGTTATTCTATTTTATATTATTGGTATTCTGCTACAGTTATTTGTTATTGTTAAGGGTTATGGTCAGCTATCTAAACTGAAAAAAGAAAGTTTAAGCGCCATTCCCGATAGCTGGAAAGCTATTTTCGAACAGGTTACTGCTCAGCTTAAAATCAAAAAAGCCATTAAATTCCATTTATCTTCTATTGTTAATGTGCCTTTGGTTATCGGTTACTTAAAACCAGTGGTACTGTTTCCGCTGGCCCTGGTGAACCAATTGGATAACGATCAGGTAGAAGCGATTTTAATCCACGAACTATCACACATCAGAAGAAACGATTTCCTACTGAACCTGATCAAAACCGCAATCGAAACCTTATTATTCTATAATCCATTTGTTTGGATGGCCGGTAGGTTTATACACATTGAACGTGAGCATGCCTGTGATGACCTGGTTTTGAAAATTACCGGAAAACCATTGAACTATGCTCATGCCCTGCTTAAACTCGAACTCCTGAAAGATAAAACCAGTCCGGCTTATGCATTAGCTGCCACAGGCAAGACCCAAAATTTGTATCAACGCATTAAGAGAATAACCAACATGAAAACAAATTATTTAAACGCCAAACAGCAAATGGCAGCCCTAACTTTGGGTGTAGCCTGCTTGTTTTCTATTGCCTGGATTAATCCAACCGAAAAGAAAAAAGAAAGTAAAAAACAACCTAAACAAGAGATTTTTAGCGTACGGTCTGCCAACGGAACCATAAGCCACCTGATCTGTACCGATACCACCAAAAAACGTAAAATCAAAATTGTTACCATTGATGCAAACGGCAAGAAAACAGAATACAACTCAGTAAAAGAAATGCCTGATAGCTTAAGAAAAGATTTTTACAGAGACGAGCTTTTTGCTGATAAGGGCATTTATCGCATCCATGCCGATAGCTCATTTAAATTTAGATTTAACGATTCGTTGGTTCGCAATAAAATTTTTAAAGAGTATAATTCACCAGAAGCCCAGGCTAAATGGAAAAAATTCGGTGAAGACATGGCCAAACAATACAATTCGCCAGAGGCGCAAGCAAAATGGAAAAAGTTTGGTGAGGATGTAGCCAAACAATACAACTCCCCAGAGGCACAAGCCAAATGGAAAAAGTTCGGTGAAGAGATGAATAAAAAAATGAACTCACCAGAGGCACAGGCAAAGTGGAAAAAAATGGGTGAAGACATGGCCAAAGAATTCGGTTCACCAGAGGCGCAGGCAAAATGGAGGAAAATGGGCGAAGATATGGCTGCGAAAATCAACACGCCAGAGTTTAGGGCTCAATTGGATAACATCAGGATACAAGCTTTGAAATCCGGAGATATGGCTCATTTATCTGGTTTAACACAATTACAGTCTGATTCAATATTTAAAGGAAACAGACATACCGTTACTGGCCCGGATGGTGCTGTATTTTATTTCGACAACAACAACAAAGTAAAGCAAACTGAGGAATACAAAAAGCTGAAAGAAAAATTCGATATCGAGGTGAAGGAACTGAAAGAGAAAATGGAGAAGAAAGAGAAAAAAGAAAAAGTTGAAAGCGGTAACAAAAGCTCACAGATCAGTCCTGCTGTAATGCTTTACAACAATAAAAATTTTTCAGACCCTGCTAAAACATTAAAAATTGAGAATGCAGTAGTAACATACAAAAAAGCTGATTTTAAAAATGCAGATCAACTCGCGGTAAAAAGCTTTGTACAAAATGGCAACCTAACTATTGCCAATAACAATACCATCAACATTTCAATAAAATAA
- the coaBC gene encoding bifunctional phosphopantothenoylcysteine decarboxylase/phosphopantothenate--cysteine ligase CoaBC has protein sequence MLKNKNIILGVCGSIAAYKSAFLVRLLVKAGANVKVILTTDGANFITPLTLATLSKNPVYTQYFEEETGVWSNHVELGLWADLIIIAPISANTLAKLATGICDNLLTAVYLSAKCPVYVAPAMDLDMWKHETTQSNIERIISFGNTVIAPANGELASGLWGEGRMAEPEEIVAFMDNAIKKASPLFGKKVMVTAGPTYEAIDPVRFIGNHSSGKMGFALADELAKLGADVTLIAGPTAQKAAQNLKRIDVVSAQEMFEACNSIFAETDITVMCAAVADYRPKQVATQKIKKQDSDLVLELEKTTDILASLGRAKKTNQILVGFALETNDEENYAKGKLEKKNLDLVVLNSLNDKGAGFKSDTNKITIFNKALERTVFEMKSKSDVAKDICAAILKIAK, from the coding sequence ATGCTCAAAAATAAAAATATAATCCTTGGCGTTTGCGGTAGCATCGCAGCATATAAGTCGGCATTTTTGGTTCGGCTGCTCGTTAAAGCTGGCGCAAACGTAAAGGTTATTCTTACCACTGATGGTGCTAATTTCATTACACCACTTACCCTTGCTACGCTTTCTAAAAACCCGGTTTATACGCAATATTTCGAAGAAGAAACAGGCGTATGGAGTAACCATGTAGAGCTGGGCTTATGGGCCGATCTCATTATTATTGCTCCGATAAGTGCCAATACTTTGGCTAAACTGGCAACCGGAATCTGCGATAATTTACTAACTGCGGTTTACCTTTCGGCCAAATGTCCGGTGTATGTTGCGCCCGCCATGGATTTGGATATGTGGAAACATGAAACTACCCAAAGTAATATTGAACGTATTATCAGTTTCGGGAATACGGTTATTGCTCCTGCCAATGGCGAACTGGCCAGCGGACTTTGGGGCGAAGGCCGAATGGCTGAACCTGAAGAAATTGTAGCTTTCATGGATAATGCCATTAAAAAAGCTTCACCTTTATTTGGAAAGAAGGTAATGGTAACTGCCGGTCCTACTTACGAGGCTATAGATCCTGTACGTTTTATTGGCAACCACTCTTCAGGTAAAATGGGTTTTGCCCTGGCAGATGAATTGGCCAAACTGGGTGCTGATGTTACTTTAATTGCCGGACCCACTGCACAAAAAGCTGCACAAAATTTAAAAAGGATTGATGTAGTAAGTGCGCAGGAAATGTTCGAGGCCTGTAATTCTATATTTGCTGAAACTGATATTACCGTAATGTGTGCCGCTGTGGCCGATTATCGGCCTAAACAGGTTGCCACCCAAAAGATTAAAAAACAAGACAGCGACCTGGTTCTGGAACTGGAAAAAACAACCGATATCCTCGCCTCTTTGGGGAGAGCTAAAAAAACGAATCAAATTCTGGTGGGCTTTGCCTTAGAAACCAATGATGAAGAGAATTACGCAAAAGGCAAACTGGAGAAGAAAAACCTTGACCTGGTTGTTTTAAATTCTTTAAATGATAAGGGTGCAGGTTTTAAATCAGATACCAATAAAATTACTATTTTTAACAAAGCTTTGGAACGTACCGTATTCGAGATGAAATCGAAAAGCGACGTGGCTAAAGATATTTGTGCTGCCATTTTAAAAATTGCGAAATGA
- a CDS encoding alpha/beta fold hydrolase: MRSIKFNIITLLTILSLTTFAQTKVVSNAYNFGIILKIEKFAGRDFRYSLELKSTETDSLKKIFIQTRQVINDDEWLDNNLAKDVTKDTLWHSLKISSKINPKAKEIWLYANFEGNGNFFVDNLKFEIKTESGDWEEFPIKNADFENNGNDPLKGFRTNANIPAGTTIGLRNRTDSIGGKALLIKTTKASVILKTNYGNNKRVGRYSNINGIKIYYETYGTGEPLLLLHGNGQSIVDFNKQIPELAKHYHVIAVDTRAHGKSIDNDSSKLSYDIFASDMKILLDSLNLKKVNILGWSDGGNTGLIMAIKYPEYVGKLIVMGANLNPTENAVEKSMLNRLKKDLKMLQQKNDAESKQMIRLLSMLSTEPNIKVEELHKIASKTLVLAGERDVIRAEHTKLIADNIKNSKLIIFKKETHMVPEENASLFNKTVIDFLKEPETKN, translated from the coding sequence ATGCGCTCCATTAAGTTTAACATCATTACCCTTTTAACCATACTCAGTTTAACTACTTTTGCCCAAACAAAAGTGGTTTCCAACGCTTATAATTTTGGTATTATTTTAAAAATCGAAAAATTTGCTGGCAGGGATTTTCGATATTCTTTGGAATTAAAGTCGACCGAAACAGACTCGCTTAAAAAAATTTTCATCCAAACAAGGCAGGTTATTAACGATGATGAATGGCTTGATAACAACTTAGCGAAAGATGTGACTAAAGATACCTTGTGGCATTCTTTAAAAATCAGCAGTAAAATAAATCCAAAAGCTAAGGAAATTTGGCTCTATGCCAATTTTGAAGGTAATGGAAATTTTTTCGTAGATAATTTAAAATTCGAAATCAAAACCGAAAGTGGAGACTGGGAAGAGTTTCCTATAAAAAACGCAGACTTTGAAAATAATGGAAATGATCCATTAAAAGGTTTCCGAACCAATGCAAATATACCGGCCGGCACTACTATAGGCTTGCGGAATAGAACAGATTCAATTGGAGGAAAAGCGTTACTGATTAAAACAACAAAAGCTTCTGTCATTCTGAAAACCAACTACGGAAACAACAAACGTGTAGGAAGATATAGCAATATCAATGGCATAAAAATCTACTACGAAACTTACGGTACTGGCGAACCTTTATTGTTGCTGCACGGTAATGGCCAGTCTATTGTAGATTTTAACAAACAAATACCCGAATTAGCCAAGCATTATCATGTTATTGCCGTTGATACCCGAGCACATGGTAAGAGCATCGATAATGATTCCTCTAAATTAAGTTACGATATTTTTGCTTCTGACATGAAGATTCTTTTAGATTCACTAAACCTTAAAAAAGTAAATATTTTAGGGTGGAGTGATGGAGGAAATACAGGATTGATTATGGCAATTAAATATCCTGAATATGTTGGAAAGTTGATTGTAATGGGTGCAAATCTAAATCCAACAGAAAATGCAGTTGAAAAAAGCATGCTAAATCGATTAAAAAAAGATTTAAAAATGCTTCAGCAAAAAAATGATGCAGAATCAAAGCAAATGATAAGATTGCTTTCGATGTTATCTACAGAACCCAACATTAAGGTTGAAGAGTTACACAAAATTGCTTCGAAAACGCTGGTGTTGGCAGGAGAACGGGATGTGATTAGAGCTGAACATACCAAGCTTATTGCAGATAATATCAAAAATTCAAAGCTGATTATTTTTAAAAAAGAAACCCACATGGTACCCGAAGAAAATGCATCTCTTTTTAATAAAACTGTAATCGATTTTTTAAAAGAACCCGAAACAAAAAATTGA
- a CDS encoding DNA-directed RNA polymerase subunit omega, whose protein sequence is MNTNKPAVPNTTVTRNVHDLDKTTDNLYESLVVIAKRANQISNNVKEELHGKLAEFASSNDNLEEIFENREQIEISKHYERMPKPVLVAIDEFLNEKIYHRNPAKEQK, encoded by the coding sequence ATGAATACTAACAAACCTGCTGTACCAAATACTACAGTAACCAGAAACGTACACGATTTAGATAAAACTACTGATAACCTTTACGAATCATTAGTGGTAATTGCTAAAAGAGCAAATCAGATCTCGAACAACGTTAAAGAAGAGTTACACGGTAAATTGGCAGAATTTGCTTCTAGCAACGATAATTTGGAAGAGATTTTCGAAAACCGTGAGCAGATTGAAATCAGCAAGCACTACGAGCGCATGCCTAAGCCTGTTTTGGTTGCTATTGATGAATTTTTGAATGAGAAAATTTATCACAGAAATCCTGCTAAAGAACAAAAGTAA
- the recN gene encoding DNA repair protein RecN, whose protein sequence is MLQKLSIRNYALIDSLDIEFDKGLNIITGETGAGKSIILGALSLILGQRAESKYFFNQDKKCVIEGSFVLGDENLKELFEENDLDFSNESLLRREISIDGKTRSFINDTPVNLSILKQIGEKLIDIHSQHATQEINDADFQLLIVDSLANHQPLLLNYRSGFKKLKQDTSLLKKLTAEADEARNKQDYEQFLFNELEQAKLQEGEQEELEQELERLTYAETIKRALLTASGLINESEPSALQILKEASLQLQGIEKFDPAINVLYERLRSSIIEIKDITDEVSAIEENTLHSADRLEIVNQRLDLFYSLQQKHRLANNTELLAFQKQLEENLNKLLTSDEHIEKLQLEIDQLKKELFKQAGQLSANRKKAIKVVEEQTSSTLKKVGMLNAKLVLDQKALLELNKDGLDEINLLFTANAGQAPAPVNKVASGGELSRLMLAIKALLAKHTSLPTIIFDEIDTGISGETALKVGEVIADLGKNMQVISITHLPQIAAKGTSHYFVHKNEDKGKTTTGIRKLKQEERIGVIAEMLSGKNPGASAIENAKELLG, encoded by the coding sequence ATGCTACAAAAACTTTCTATTCGTAATTACGCATTAATTGATAGTCTTGATATCGAATTTGATAAAGGCTTAAATATCATTACAGGTGAAACCGGTGCCGGTAAATCCATCATATTGGGTGCATTATCGCTAATCTTAGGTCAGCGGGCAGAAAGCAAATACTTTTTTAACCAGGATAAAAAATGTGTTATTGAGGGCAGTTTTGTATTGGGAGATGAAAACCTGAAAGAACTTTTTGAAGAAAATGACCTGGATTTTTCGAACGAAAGCCTTTTACGCCGGGAAATATCCATCGATGGCAAAACCAGATCGTTTATTAACGATACGCCTGTTAATCTATCTATCCTGAAACAGATCGGCGAAAAACTGATCGATATCCATTCGCAGCATGCCACACAGGAAATTAATGATGCCGATTTTCAATTATTGATTGTTGATTCATTAGCCAATCATCAGCCTCTCCTACTTAATTACCGTAGCGGATTTAAAAAACTTAAACAGGATACTTCCTTGTTAAAAAAATTAACCGCCGAAGCCGACGAAGCCCGTAATAAACAGGATTACGAACAATTTTTGTTTAATGAACTCGAGCAGGCAAAATTACAGGAAGGCGAACAGGAAGAACTGGAACAAGAACTGGAGCGCTTAACATACGCCGAAACCATTAAACGGGCGTTACTTACCGCTTCAGGATTAATTAACGAAAGCGAACCTTCGGCCCTTCAGATTTTAAAAGAGGCTTCGTTACAGTTACAGGGTATAGAAAAATTCGATCCGGCAATTAATGTACTTTACGAACGTTTACGCTCATCGATCATTGAAATAAAAGACATCACCGATGAGGTTTCTGCAATAGAAGAAAATACTTTGCACAGTGCCGATCGTTTGGAAATTGTAAACCAAAGGTTAGATCTGTTTTATTCACTTCAACAAAAACACAGGCTTGCCAATAATACAGAACTGTTAGCGTTTCAAAAACAACTGGAAGAAAACCTGAATAAGCTATTGACCTCTGATGAGCACATCGAAAAATTACAGCTGGAAATCGATCAGCTTAAAAAAGAATTATTTAAACAAGCCGGTCAATTAAGCGCTAACCGTAAAAAAGCAATCAAGGTGGTAGAAGAGCAAACCAGTTCTACACTGAAAAAGGTGGGTATGCTTAATGCCAAACTGGTACTTGATCAAAAAGCATTACTTGAACTGAATAAAGATGGGTTGGACGAAATTAACCTGCTTTTTACAGCAAATGCCGGTCAGGCCCCTGCCCCTGTAAATAAAGTAGCATCAGGTGGAGAATTATCGCGTTTAATGCTTGCTATAAAAGCCCTGCTGGCTAAACATACATCCTTACCAACCATTATTTTTGATGAGATTGATACCGGAATTTCGGGCGAAACGGCTTTAAAAGTTGGGGAGGTAATTGCAGACCTGGGCAAGAATATGCAGGTAATTTCGATTACACACCTGCCACAGATTGCCGCCAAAGGAACATCACACTACTTTGTACATAAAAATGAGGATAAAGGGAAAACCACTACCGGAATCCGCAAACTTAAACAGGAAGAACGCATTGGTGTAATTGCCGAAATGTTAAGTGGCAAAAACCCGGGCGCGTCGGCGATTGAAAATGCGAAAGAATTATTGGGTTAA